From the Scatophagus argus isolate fScaArg1 chromosome 21, fScaArg1.pri, whole genome shotgun sequence genome, one window contains:
- the si:ch73-103b11.2 gene encoding plectin isoform X4, giving the protein MSLKDNPCRKFQANIFNKSKCQNCFKPRESHLLNDEDLNQAKPVYGGWLLLAPEGTNFDNPLHRSRKWQRRFFILYEHGLLRYALDEMPSTLPQGTINMNQCSDVIDGESRTGQKNSLCILTPEKEFFIRAECKEIINGWQEALTVYPRTNKQNQKKKRKVDPPTHQEPGPAKVTVTSSGGSIPCLPSSIASAERVPMSRASLWQEESRWSRATIPCSRSASCISQLSQSQTDSSNTTQDDGCTVNTGRKVRVESGYFSLEKTKSEPSPQSVQHSQPPQHLPLSSSASSSSLGALSPRYSSESEPQVSPYQPSQDLLPSPGALVSPSYSTISSSQSSLDSEPSGTTPTWEGHSGGGGSAGSVSGGGGRVGRSGREYAALSDVPRARRLSYREAFRSEKKRQEMRARTRSPGREEVARLFGQERRRSQIIGRFEEAQHVEHMETSSSNEPSANTTLIQRQGRSERRPLANKHEMSLDAGKDRAVPDVSCSTFANLRRAKSLDRRVTESSMTPDLLNFKKGWMTKLYEDGMWKKHWFVLTDQSLRYYKDSIAEEASEMDGEIDLSTCYDVKEFPVQRNYGFQILCKEGACTLSAMTSGIRRNWIQAIMKNVRPTIAPDVTRKNISLKLSVLKPRSLPDEKIKAHVMLEPCPQTTPETNPEAPKSDVNKQLAGNGASPPASEPRKSRVRERRREGRSKTFDWSEFKMEQKEKPAKERADTVDLSSSFSTTSSYCSPSSSPSSLASSPVSTSSLQTSSVSGAHPPSMTEEAEKQNVKRDIPSHSTTSATQMPNTVTVSMISTLNTTSPGQPPIPECQDQGKMEVDHPTAMQPGSGDRNDNRTSDVQEEIEHRWHQVETTPLREEKQVPINSALGISGNSDRLPAHELAALLDKELGQKQKELDQLQKQNNILKEQLENALGREQSAREGYVLQSATPPSSSPHRLPWQRLHVLNQDLQSELETQKRKQDLAQQQIRTLKRSYTEAQDAVDRHETDIQALQAKLASAMAEILASEEAVARMRNELKLEQERSKEQEEEHGRSESTLRAQLKDSEDRLREVEASLLERNQALRHLERQQALQRDHMREIQRLQERLQEVTARLRATEEGQALKEERMRKEQHSMQESHERERQTLCRRLAEAETAGKDMENRVLEAEQQVEALLRGRLSSGGKECREEILRLQEELVQKTDMVESLRESVRRLEEEKSHLTCRCQELLNQIAEADREVNKLRNRLETEEADYNTLEHSYERATQEFQKMSQFLREKEEEIRQTKEMYERLVERKEEDLKEALVKMTALGNSLEETEQKLQAKEELLCQMSQSLLDKVEPCSAEKDLQAKLVVAEDRIAELEQHLNALQLGYADLRMERQQIPEQSKKGRLKTSVSLSPNTEPCLSFDKTQNSPVDKECQAKRPRIRFSSIQCQKYINLEGMDSSHLSSTLAEMRQKGNQDVNEDIHLTEGNISDTTFPHSSDPEKFISVIHALETKLLATEDKLRNLTQNLEEQRSIQAEHMCKINLKMTETKPIPDKESVCGSEIQGSAANKHYVKALLCVENSREKVRTILNGSHDTTDSQLHSLSEIENDLFNASLYIKQGQKMLEEQLPPVHPNQSPETLDKEALHLFAKTLSFEAVVLNKMALLLQTSKSDLLQALEEIWEDIENIKRSDKDCLAIVYADVLTRKLMLESAFWKELEKAETNVAKSKEGNVSADVDVDATIVFNTFIKAELAYSVQNLKHCYEEQFKILKRELTEARKNLYQREMALKAIIEASKRPDLKNVIKEVKHNFGFSKQKLADIHPPELAPYMEQIEMEEARDLAEEIIDRQLAGEMPYCGADSIESLQNAHDNLANELQRQAVILHKYAEEIESGGNHPGLAKMIHALLGHQTSHNFTSTSLCMREALIQAQVAYVACRLRAMHEQELSWCEQTGQNMDALVQQHAHNVTAIQEKYETSLQEERVNFTQTVGTLQIENETLKSEISKRVNQLSQQQEQLAVLKEHFQKQTEELKQKHKEELSQIEKGRTSTELALMETTADSQRKLEVLLVDMDTMEERHESHVRKLEEQFEQRICELQHIHKEEIEKLHSRYMENIQRAQEYQQDKKSPSITRSAPCEEATTPMEEEEQGKGENAHDMSDVDSMVVLKDRIQELETQMNTMRDELENKHLGGDVASLREKYQRDFESLKATCERGFAAMEETHQKVIQDLQRQHQREISKLMEERERLLAEETAATIAAIEAMKNAHKEEMEKTHRSQLSGLNSDIDELRLQYEEELQSIQRELEVLSEQYSQKCLENAHLAQALEAERQALRQCQRENQELNAHNQELNNRLTAEITRMRSCFSGETAQSPLTQGKDVYELEVLLRIKESEIQYLKQEIHSLKDELQSALRDKKYATDKYKDIYTELSIVKAKADCDISKLKEKLLIATEALGERTVDGTVTTGYDIMKSKSNPDFMKKQSKQSRGIRSKSLKEGLTVQERMKLFEAKDSKKI; this is encoded by the exons CCCAGCACTCTACCCCAGGGTACAATCAATATGAACCAGTGCTCTGATGTCATCGATGGAGAGTCCAGGACAGGTCAGAAGAACTCGCTGTGCATCCTGACTCCTGAGAAAGAGTTCTTCATACGGGCTGAGTGTAAAGAAATTATCAATGG GTGGCAGGAGGCTCTGACTGTGTATCCCAGGACCAACAAGCAAAACCAGAAGAAAAAACGCAAGGTTGATCCACCCACTCACCAG GAGCCTGGCCCTGCCAAGGTGACGGTGACCAGCAGTGGAGGCAGCATCCCTTGCCTGCCCAGCAGTATTGCCAGTGCTGAGCGTGTCCCGATGAGCCGCGCCTCTCTGTGGCAGGAGGAGAGCCGCTGGAGCAGGGCCACCATCCCCTGCAGCCGCAGTGCCTCCTGTATCAGCCAGCTGAGCCAGAGCCAAACAGACTCCAGTAACACTACTCAAGACG ATGGGTGCACCGTGAACACTGGACGCAAGGTACGAGTGGAGAGTGGTTACTTTTCCCTGGAGAAGACAAAGTCCGAGCCCTCTCCACAGTCTGTACAGCATTCTCAGCCACCCCAGCATCTTCCCCTGTCTTCttcagcatcctcctcctctttaggAGCACTCAGTCCCAGGTACAGCTCTGAGTCAGAGCCCCAAGTTTCCCCTTATCAACCCTCCCAAGATCTTCTCCCTTCTCCAGGTGCACTTGTTTCCCCCAGCTACTCCACCATCAGCTCCTCCCAGAGCTCATTGGATTCTGAGCCCAGTGGCACTACACCCACTTGGGAGGGACAcagtggtggtggaggaagcGCTGGTAGTGTcagtggtggaggaggcagGGTGGGCCGGTCTGGCAGGGAGTACGCAGCACTGTCTGATGTACCACGAGCCCGCAGACTGAGCTACCGTGAAGCCTTCCGTTCAGAGAAAAAGCGCCAAGAGATGAGGGCACGGACACGAAGTCCTGGCCGGGAGGAGGTGGCTCGGTTGTTTGGGCAGGAGCGAAG GCGCTCTCAGATCATTGGCCGATTCGAGGAGGCTCAACATGTGGAGCACATGGAGACAAGCAGCTCCAATGAGCCCTCAGCTAACACCACACTAATCCAGAGACAAGGCCGCAGCGAGAGACGGCCTCTGGCTAACAAACAT gAGATGTCACTGGATGCAGGAAAGGACCGTGCAGTCCCTGATGTGTCCTGTTCCACTTTTGCTAATTTAAGAAGAGCCAAGTCATTGGACCGCAGAGTCACTGAGTCGTCAATGACT CCAGACCTGCTGAACTTCAAAAAAGGATGGATGACAAAGCTGTATGAAGATGGAATG TGGAAGAAACACTGGTTTGTCCTGACAGATCAGAGTTTGAGGTACTACAAGGATTCAATAGCTGAGGAG GCTTCAGAAATGGATGGTGAAATTGACCTTTCCACATGTTATGATGTCAAAGAGTTCCCCGTCCAGAGGAATTACGGTTTCCAAATCCTG TGTAAAGAGGGAGCTTGCACCCTGTCAGCCATGACCTCTGGAATCCGTCGCAACTGGATTCAGGCCATTATGAAGAATGTGCGACCCACAATCGCCCCCGATGTCACCCG GAAAAACATCTCTCTGAAACTATCCGTTCTGAAGCCCAG ATCCCTCCCTGATGAGAAGATAAAAGCCCACGTGATGTTGGAGCCTTGTCCACAGACCACCCCGGAGACCAATCCTGAGGCGCCCAAGTCTGATGTCAATAAACAGCTAGCTGGCAATGGTgcctctcctcctgcctctgaGCCCCGTAAAAGCCGCGTTCGTGAGCGCAGACGAGAGGGTCGCTCCAAGACTTTTGACTGGTCCGAGTTCAAAatggaacagaaagaaaagcctGCAAAGGAACGAGCAGACACCGTCGACCTCAGCTCATCGTTCTCAACAACTTCTTCATAttgctctccctcctcttccccttccTCATTAGCATCCTCTCCTGTCTCTACCTCCTCCCTACAAACCTCTTCTGTGTCAGGTGCTCACCCCCCTTCTATGacagaagaagcagagaagcAGAATGTTAAGAGGGATATCCCTTCACATAGCACAACCAGTGCAACCCAAATGCCAAATACTGTTACAGTCAGCATGATTTCCACACTAAACACCACATCACCGGGTCAACCACCGATACCTGAATGCCAAGACCAAGGAAAGATGGAAGTAGACCACCCTACAGCCATGCAGCCCGGTAGTGGAGATAGGAATGACAACAGAACCTCAGACGTCCAAGAAGAGATTGAGCATCGATGGCATCAGGTGGAGACGACGCCGTTGAGAGAAGAGAAGCAAGTTCCCATCAACTCAGCTTTAGGAATCTCTGGAAACTCTGACAGACTGCCTGCACATGAGCTTGCAGCGCTGCTTGACAAAGAG TTGGGACAGAAGCAGAAGGAGCTGGACCAactacaaaagcaaaacaacattttaaaagagcAGTTGGAAAATGCACTAGGGAGAGAACAAAGTGCCAGAGAAGGCTATGTACTACAG AGTGCAACAcccccttcctcttcaccgCACAGACTGCCATGGCAACGCTTGCATGTGCTTAATCAAGATTTACAAAGTGAGTTGGAGACCCAGAAGCGCAAGCAAGACCTTGCTCAGCAGCAAATTCGAACTCTTAAAAGAAGCTACACAGAAGCCCAGGATGCTGTAGATCGCCATGAGACTGATATTCAGGCTCTGCAAGCCAAGCTGGCATCTGCAATGGCTGAAATCCTGGCTAGTGAAGAGGCTGTGGCCAGAATGCGCAATGAGCTCAAGTTAGAGCAGGAACGTTCAAAGGAACAAGAAGAGGAACATGGCCGTAGTGAGTCCACACTACGAGCTCAGCTAAAAGACAGTGAAGATAGACTCCGTGAAGTGGAGGCTAGTCTCTTGGAGAGAAACCAGGCTCTCAGGCACCTGGAACGCCAGCAGGCCCTGCAACGAGACCACATGAGAGAGATACAGAGGCTGCAGGAGAGACTACAAGAGGTGACCGCTCGGCTAAGGGCTACCGAGGAGGGTCAGGCACTGAAAGAGGAGCGTATGAGGAAGGAGCAGCATAGCATGCAAGAGAGTCatgagagggaaagacagaCTCTGTGCAGAAGATTAGCTGAGGCAGAAACTGCGGGGAAAGACATGGAGAACAGAGTACTGGAGgctgagcagcaggtggaggccCTGTTAAGAGGGAGGCTGTCTTCAGGTGGGAAGGAATGCAGGGAGGAAATACTCAGGTTGCAAGAGGAGTTGGTCCAAAAGACTGACATGGTTGAGTCACTGAGGGAGAGTGTGCGTAGGctagaagaagagaagagccATCTTACTTGTCGCTGTCAGGAGCTTCTGAACCAGATTGCAGAAGCAGACCGTGAGGTGAATAAGCTCCGCAATCGTCTGGAAACGGAAGAGGCTGATTACAACACCCTGGAGCACTCATATGAGAGGGCTACCCAAGAATTTCAGAAAATGAGCCAGTTCCttagagaaaaagaggaagagattcGGCAAACAAAGGAGATGTACGAGAGGCTGGTGGAACGCAAGGAGGAGGATTTGAAAGAAGCCCTTGTCAAAATGACTGCACTTGGAAACAGCTTGGAGGAAACTGAACAGAAGTTGCAAGCTAAGGAGGAACTTCTTTGTCAAATGAGTCAAAGCCTCTTAGATAAGGTTGAGCCCTGTAGTGCTGAAAAGGATCTGCAAGCCAAGCTTGTGGTTGCAGAGGACCGTATAGCTGAGCTAGAGCAGCATCTCAATGCCCTGCAGCTGGGCTATGCTGACCTACGCATGGAAAGGCAGCAAATCCCAGAGCAGAGCAAGAAAGGAAGGCTTAAAACATCTGTGTCCTTATCACCAAACACAGAGCCCTGTCTTTCCTTTGACAAGACACAGAATTCGCCAGTTGATAAGGAATGTCAAGCTAAGAGACCCAGGATACGTTTTTCCAGTATTCAGTgccaaaaatacataaatttaGAAGGCATGGACTCTAGCCATTTGAGTAGTACCTTGGCAGAGATGAGACAAAAAGGTAATCAGGATGTAAATGAAGACATCCATCTGACTGAAGGAAACATCTCTGATACCACATTCCCTCACAGTAGTGACCCTGAGAAGTTTATCTCTGTTATACATGCTCTAGAGACTAAACTGCTGGCAACTGAGGATAAACTAAGAAACCTCACTCAAAATCTAGAGGAGCAACGATCCATCCAAGCAGAACACATGTGCAAGATTAATCTaaagatgacagaaacaaagcCTATCCCCGATAAAGAGTCAGTTTGTGGAAGTGAGATACAGGGCAGTGCTGCCAATAAGCATTATGTCAAGGccctgctgtgtgtggaaaATAGTCGAGAGAAAGTCAGGACTATTCTCAATGGCTCTCATGATACCACAGATTCACAGCTGCACTCACTGTCAGAGATTGAGAATGATTTGTTCAACGCATCATTATACATCAAACAGGGACAGAAGATGTTGGAAGAGCAGTTGCCACCTGTCCATCCAAATCAAAGCCCAGAGACTCTAGATAAAGAAGCATTGCACCTCTTTGCCAAAACTTTGTCTTTTGAGGCGGTAGTGTTGAACAAGATGGCTTTGTTATTACAGACTTCAAAGTCTGACCTCCTGCAAGCACTTGAAGAGATATGGGAGGACATAGAGAATATTAAAAGGAGTGACAAAGATTGCTTGGCTATAGTTTATGCTGATGTTTTAACCAGGAAGTTGATGTTAGAGAGTGCATTTTggaaagagctggagaaagcTGAGACAAATGTTGCTAAATCCAAAGAGGGCAATGTTTCAGCTGATGTAGATGTCGATGCCACAATTGTCTTTAACACTTTCATTAAAGCAGAACTAGCCTACTCTGTTCAAAACCTTAAACATTGCTATGAAGAGCAattcaaaatactgaaaaggGAGTTGACTGAAGCTCGAAAAAACCTTTATCAAAGGGAAATGGCTCTGAAAGCAATTATTGAAGCTTCCAAAAGGCctgatttgaaaaatgtaataaaagaaGTCAAACATAACTTTGGGTTTAGTAAACAAAAGTTAGCTGATATTCACCCCCCTGAACTTGCTCCTTACATGGAGCAGATTGAAATGGAAGAAGCTAGAGACTTGGCTGAAGAAATCATCGACAGACAGTTGGCTGGAGAAATGCCCTATTGTGGTGCTGACTCTATTGAATCACTGCAAAATGCGCATGACAACCTGGCTAATGAGCTCCAACGACAAGCAGTAATCCTCCATAAGTATGCTGAAGAGATTGAAAGTGGTGGGAACCACCCTGGACTGGCTAAAATGATCCATGCTCTTCTAGGGCACCAAACTTCGCATAATTTCACAAGTACCTCTCTTTGTATGCGCGAAGCCCTAATCCAGGCTCAAGTGGCTTACGTGGCATGCAGGCTACGGGCCATGCATGAACAAGAATTGAGCTGGTGTGAACAGACAGGTCAGAACATGGATGCTCTTGTACAGCAGCATGCCCATAATGTCACTGCCATCCAAGAGAAATATGAAACATCTTTGCAGGAGGAGCGCGTGAACTTCACACAAACCGTGGGCACTCTCCAGATTGAGAACGAAACACTAAAGAGTGAGATCAGCAAACGTGTGAACCAGCTTTCCCAGCAGCAGGAGCAACTGGCTGTGCTGAAAGAGCATTTCCAGAAGCAGACTGAAGAGCTGAAGCAGAAGCATAAAGAGGAGCTAAGCCAAATAGAGAAAGGCCGCACTTCAACGGAGCTGGCCCTCATGGAGACCACAGCTGACAGTCAGCGAAAGCTAGAGGTTCTTTTGGTGGACATGGACACCATGGAGGAGCGGCATGAGAGTCACGTGAGGAAACTGGAGGAGCAGTTTGAACAAAGGATCTGTGAACTCCAGCATATTCACAAAGAGGAGATCGAAAAGTTACATTCACGGTATATGGAAAACATTCAGCGTGCCCAAGAGTACCAACAGGACAAAAAAAGTCCCAGTATTACCCGTTCAGCTCCTTGTGAAGAGGCCACTACACCaatggaagaggaagaacaggGGAAGGGGGAAAATGCACATGACATGTCAGACGTGGACTCCATGGTGGTTCTGAAGGATCGGATCCAGGAGCTGGAGACTCAGATGAACACCATGAGGGACGAACTGGAGAACAAGCACCTAGGAGGAGATGTTGCCAGCCTGAGAGAGAAATACCAGAGAGACTTTGAAAGTCTTAAG GCCACATGTGAGCGTGGATTTGCAGCAATGGAAGAGACACACCAGAAGGTAATACAAGACCTCCAAAGGCAGCATCAGAGGGAGATTTCCAAGCTTATGGAAGAGCGAGAGAGACTATTGGCTGAGGAGACTGCTGCCACAATTGCTG CTATTGAAGCTATGAAGAATGCACACAAGGAGGAAATGGAGAAGACCCATCGCTCCCAACTGAGTGGGCTCAACTCTGATATTGATGAGCTTCGCTTACAATATGA GGAGGAGCTGCAGTCCATCCAGAGAGAACTGGAGGTGTTGTCAGAGCAGTACTCTCAGAAATGTCTGGAGAACGCTCACCTGGCCCAGGCACTGGAGGCTGAAAGGCAGGCCCTCAGGCAGTGTCAGAGAGAGAACCAGGAGCTCAATGCTCACAACCAG GAATTAAACAACCGACTGACTGCAGAGATCACTCGGATGCGCTCCTGTTTCAGTGGTGAAACAGCACAGTCTCCACTTACCCAGGGCAAAGATGTGTATGAACTGGAG GTGTTGCTGCGAATTAAGGAGTCAGAGATCCAGTATCTTAAACAGGAAATTCACTCTTTGAAAGATGAACTACAGTCTGCTCTAAGG GACAAGAAATATGCCACAGACAAATATAAGGACATCTATACAGAACTCAGCATTGTGAAAGCAAAGGCTGACTGCGACATCAGCAAACTGAAGGAGAAACTGCTCATTGCCACGGAAGCTTTAGGCGAGAGGACTGTCGATGGAACGGTCACGACTGGATACG aCATCATGAAATCAAAAAGTAATCCAGATTTCATGAAGAAGCAATCCAAGCAATCGAGAGGCATAAGGTCAAAG AGCCTGAAAGAGGGACTAACTGTGCAGGAGCGTATGAAGCTTTTTGAAGCAAAAGATTCCAAAAAGATTTGA
- the si:ch73-103b11.2 gene encoding myosin phosphatase Rho-interacting protein isoform X9 — translation MSLKDNPCRKFQANIFNKSKCQNCFKPRESHLLNDEDLNQAKPVYGGWLLLAPEGTNFDNPLHRSRKWQRRFFILYEHGLLRYALDEMPSTLPQGTINMNQCSDVIDGESRTGQKNSLCILTPEKEFFIRAECKEIINGWQEALTVYPRTNKQNQKKKRKVDPPTHQEPGPAKVTVTSSGGSIPCLPSSIASAERVPMSRASLWQEESRWSRATIPCSRSASCISQLSQSQTDSSNTTQDDGCTVNTGRKVRVESGYFSLEKTKSEPSPQSVQHSQPPQHLPLSSSASSSSLGALSPRYSSESEPQVSPYQPSQDLLPSPGALVSPSYSTISSSQSSLDSEPSGTTPTWEGHSGGGGSAGSVSGGGGRVGRSGREYAALSDVPRARRLSYREAFRSEKKRQEMRARTRSPGREEVARLFGQERRRSQIIGRFEEAQHVEHMETSSSNEPSANTTLIQRQGRSERRPLANKHEMSLDAGKDRAVPDVSCSTFANLRRAKSLDRRVTESSMTPDLLNFKKGWMTKLYEDGMWKKHWFVLTDQSLRYYKDSIAEEASEMDGEIDLSTCYDVKEFPVQRNYGFQILCKEGACTLSAMTSGIRRNWIQAIMKNVRPTIAPDVTRSLPDEKIKAHVMLEPCPQTTPETNPEAPKSDVNKQLAGNGASPPASEPRKSRVRERRREGRSKTFDWSEFKMEQKEKPAKERADTVDLSSSFSTTSSYCSPSSSPSSLASSPVSTSSLQTSSVSGAHPPSMTEEAEKQNVKRDIPSHSTTSATQMPNTVTVSMISTLNTTSPGQPPIPECQDQGKMEVDHPTAMQPGSGDRNDNRTSDVQEEIEHRWHQVETTPLREEKQVPINSALGISGNSDRLPAHELAALLDKELGQKQKELDQLQKQNNILKEQLENALGREQSAREGYVLQATCERGFAAMEETHQKVIQDLQRQHQREISKLMEERERLLAEETAATIAAIEAMKNAHKEEMEKTHRSQLSGLNSDIDELRLQYEEELQSIQRELEVLSEQYSQKCLENAHLAQALEAERQALRQCQRENQELNAHNQELNNRLTAEITRMRSCFSGETAQSPLTQGKDVYELEVLLRIKESEIQYLKQEIHSLKDELQSALRDKKYATDKYKDIYTELSIVKAKADCDISKLKEKLLIATEALGERTVDGTVTTGYDIMKSKSNPDFMKKQSKQSRGIRSKSLKEGLTVQERMKLFEAKDSKKI, via the exons CCCAGCACTCTACCCCAGGGTACAATCAATATGAACCAGTGCTCTGATGTCATCGATGGAGAGTCCAGGACAGGTCAGAAGAACTCGCTGTGCATCCTGACTCCTGAGAAAGAGTTCTTCATACGGGCTGAGTGTAAAGAAATTATCAATGG GTGGCAGGAGGCTCTGACTGTGTATCCCAGGACCAACAAGCAAAACCAGAAGAAAAAACGCAAGGTTGATCCACCCACTCACCAG GAGCCTGGCCCTGCCAAGGTGACGGTGACCAGCAGTGGAGGCAGCATCCCTTGCCTGCCCAGCAGTATTGCCAGTGCTGAGCGTGTCCCGATGAGCCGCGCCTCTCTGTGGCAGGAGGAGAGCCGCTGGAGCAGGGCCACCATCCCCTGCAGCCGCAGTGCCTCCTGTATCAGCCAGCTGAGCCAGAGCCAAACAGACTCCAGTAACACTACTCAAGACG ATGGGTGCACCGTGAACACTGGACGCAAGGTACGAGTGGAGAGTGGTTACTTTTCCCTGGAGAAGACAAAGTCCGAGCCCTCTCCACAGTCTGTACAGCATTCTCAGCCACCCCAGCATCTTCCCCTGTCTTCttcagcatcctcctcctctttaggAGCACTCAGTCCCAGGTACAGCTCTGAGTCAGAGCCCCAAGTTTCCCCTTATCAACCCTCCCAAGATCTTCTCCCTTCTCCAGGTGCACTTGTTTCCCCCAGCTACTCCACCATCAGCTCCTCCCAGAGCTCATTGGATTCTGAGCCCAGTGGCACTACACCCACTTGGGAGGGACAcagtggtggtggaggaagcGCTGGTAGTGTcagtggtggaggaggcagGGTGGGCCGGTCTGGCAGGGAGTACGCAGCACTGTCTGATGTACCACGAGCCCGCAGACTGAGCTACCGTGAAGCCTTCCGTTCAGAGAAAAAGCGCCAAGAGATGAGGGCACGGACACGAAGTCCTGGCCGGGAGGAGGTGGCTCGGTTGTTTGGGCAGGAGCGAAG GCGCTCTCAGATCATTGGCCGATTCGAGGAGGCTCAACATGTGGAGCACATGGAGACAAGCAGCTCCAATGAGCCCTCAGCTAACACCACACTAATCCAGAGACAAGGCCGCAGCGAGAGACGGCCTCTGGCTAACAAACAT gAGATGTCACTGGATGCAGGAAAGGACCGTGCAGTCCCTGATGTGTCCTGTTCCACTTTTGCTAATTTAAGAAGAGCCAAGTCATTGGACCGCAGAGTCACTGAGTCGTCAATGACT CCAGACCTGCTGAACTTCAAAAAAGGATGGATGACAAAGCTGTATGAAGATGGAATG TGGAAGAAACACTGGTTTGTCCTGACAGATCAGAGTTTGAGGTACTACAAGGATTCAATAGCTGAGGAG GCTTCAGAAATGGATGGTGAAATTGACCTTTCCACATGTTATGATGTCAAAGAGTTCCCCGTCCAGAGGAATTACGGTTTCCAAATCCTG TGTAAAGAGGGAGCTTGCACCCTGTCAGCCATGACCTCTGGAATCCGTCGCAACTGGATTCAGGCCATTATGAAGAATGTGCGACCCACAATCGCCCCCGATGTCACCCG ATCCCTCCCTGATGAGAAGATAAAAGCCCACGTGATGTTGGAGCCTTGTCCACAGACCACCCCGGAGACCAATCCTGAGGCGCCCAAGTCTGATGTCAATAAACAGCTAGCTGGCAATGGTgcctctcctcctgcctctgaGCCCCGTAAAAGCCGCGTTCGTGAGCGCAGACGAGAGGGTCGCTCCAAGACTTTTGACTGGTCCGAGTTCAAAatggaacagaaagaaaagcctGCAAAGGAACGAGCAGACACCGTCGACCTCAGCTCATCGTTCTCAACAACTTCTTCATAttgctctccctcctcttccccttccTCATTAGCATCCTCTCCTGTCTCTACCTCCTCCCTACAAACCTCTTCTGTGTCAGGTGCTCACCCCCCTTCTATGacagaagaagcagagaagcAGAATGTTAAGAGGGATATCCCTTCACATAGCACAACCAGTGCAACCCAAATGCCAAATACTGTTACAGTCAGCATGATTTCCACACTAAACACCACATCACCGGGTCAACCACCGATACCTGAATGCCAAGACCAAGGAAAGATGGAAGTAGACCACCCTACAGCCATGCAGCCCGGTAGTGGAGATAGGAATGACAACAGAACCTCAGACGTCCAAGAAGAGATTGAGCATCGATGGCATCAGGTGGAGACGACGCCGTTGAGAGAAGAGAAGCAAGTTCCCATCAACTCAGCTTTAGGAATCTCTGGAAACTCTGACAGACTGCCTGCACATGAGCTTGCAGCGCTGCTTGACAAAGAG TTGGGACAGAAGCAGAAGGAGCTGGACCAactacaaaagcaaaacaacattttaaaagagcAGTTGGAAAATGCACTAGGGAGAGAACAAAGTGCCAGAGAAGGCTATGTACTACAG GCCACATGTGAGCGTGGATTTGCAGCAATGGAAGAGACACACCAGAAGGTAATACAAGACCTCCAAAGGCAGCATCAGAGGGAGATTTCCAAGCTTATGGAAGAGCGAGAGAGACTATTGGCTGAGGAGACTGCTGCCACAATTGCTG CTATTGAAGCTATGAAGAATGCACACAAGGAGGAAATGGAGAAGACCCATCGCTCCCAACTGAGTGGGCTCAACTCTGATATTGATGAGCTTCGCTTACAATATGA GGAGGAGCTGCAGTCCATCCAGAGAGAACTGGAGGTGTTGTCAGAGCAGTACTCTCAGAAATGTCTGGAGAACGCTCACCTGGCCCAGGCACTGGAGGCTGAAAGGCAGGCCCTCAGGCAGTGTCAGAGAGAGAACCAGGAGCTCAATGCTCACAACCAG GAATTAAACAACCGACTGACTGCAGAGATCACTCGGATGCGCTCCTGTTTCAGTGGTGAAACAGCACAGTCTCCACTTACCCAGGGCAAAGATGTGTATGAACTGGAG GTGTTGCTGCGAATTAAGGAGTCAGAGATCCAGTATCTTAAACAGGAAATTCACTCTTTGAAAGATGAACTACAGTCTGCTCTAAGG GACAAGAAATATGCCACAGACAAATATAAGGACATCTATACAGAACTCAGCATTGTGAAAGCAAAGGCTGACTGCGACATCAGCAAACTGAAGGAGAAACTGCTCATTGCCACGGAAGCTTTAGGCGAGAGGACTGTCGATGGAACGGTCACGACTGGATACG aCATCATGAAATCAAAAAGTAATCCAGATTTCATGAAGAAGCAATCCAAGCAATCGAGAGGCATAAGGTCAAAG AGCCTGAAAGAGGGACTAACTGTGCAGGAGCGTATGAAGCTTTTTGAAGCAAAAGATTCCAAAAAGATTTGA